One window from the genome of Amaranthus tricolor cultivar Red isolate AtriRed21 chromosome 9, ASM2621246v1, whole genome shotgun sequence encodes:
- the LOC130824436 gene encoding transcription factor bHLH35-like isoform X2 — protein sequence MGLFVKKTKQFDCLGFDDALSSYYDYDSSSPDGSGSSMASKNIVSERNRRKKLNERLFALRAVVPNITKMDKASIIKDAIGYIKELHDQERRIKADISNLEHRRSNNGKFDNNSCSIMDFDQELPALIIKSKKKRVDHRKQHQQQYYDHPNGCCRSSPIHDLEVRVSYVGERTIVVSLTCSKREGTMVKLCELFESLKLKIITAHITAFSGRLLKTVFLEADEEEKDHLQIKIETVISSSHG from the exons ATGGGcttatttgttaaaaaaaccAAACAATTTGATTG tttGGGATTTGATGATGCCTTATCATCatactatgactatgattcaagCTCGCCAGATGGTAGTGGTTCTTCCATGGCATCTAAAAATATTGTCTCCGAAAGAAATCGCCGCAAGAAACTTAATGAACGACTTTTTGCTCTTCGAGCTGTTGTCCCCAATATTACCAAG ATGGATAAAGCATCAATAATCAAGGATGCAATAGGATATATAAAAGAACTCCATGATCAAGAGAGAAGAATCAAAGCAGACATATCAAATCTGGAGCATCGAAGATCCAACAAtggaaaatttgataataattcaTGTTCAATAATGGATTTTGATCAAGAATTGCCTGctttaattattaaatcaaagaaaaagaggGTTGATCATCGCaaacaacatcaacaacaatattATGATCATCCCAATGGTTGTTGTAGGTCATCACCTATTCATGACTTAGAA GTAAGGGTGTCATACGTAGGGGAAAGGACAATAGTAGTGAGCTTGACGTGTAGTAAACGAGAGGGCACAATGGTCAAATTGTGTGAATTGTTCGAGTCATTaaagcttaaaataattacaGCTCATATCACTGCTTTTTCCGGGAGACTTTTGAAGACAGTCTTTCTTGAG
- the LOC130824436 gene encoding transcription factor bHLH35-like isoform X1: MDTFGDDYQHQLYWETDFNTIYNLHTQQFDCLGFDDALSSYYDYDSSSPDGSGSSMASKNIVSERNRRKKLNERLFALRAVVPNITKMDKASIIKDAIGYIKELHDQERRIKADISNLEHRRSNNGKFDNNSCSIMDFDQELPALIIKSKKKRVDHRKQHQQQYYDHPNGCCRSSPIHDLEVRVSYVGERTIVVSLTCSKREGTMVKLCELFESLKLKIITAHITAFSGRLLKTVFLEADEEEKDHLQIKIETVISSSHG, from the exons ATGGACACTTTTGGGGATGATTATCAGCATCAACTCTACTGGGAAACTGACTTTAATACCATCTATAATCTTCATACTCAACAATTTGATTG tttGGGATTTGATGATGCCTTATCATCatactatgactatgattcaagCTCGCCAGATGGTAGTGGTTCTTCCATGGCATCTAAAAATATTGTCTCCGAAAGAAATCGCCGCAAGAAACTTAATGAACGACTTTTTGCTCTTCGAGCTGTTGTCCCCAATATTACCAAG ATGGATAAAGCATCAATAATCAAGGATGCAATAGGATATATAAAAGAACTCCATGATCAAGAGAGAAGAATCAAAGCAGACATATCAAATCTGGAGCATCGAAGATCCAACAAtggaaaatttgataataattcaTGTTCAATAATGGATTTTGATCAAGAATTGCCTGctttaattattaaatcaaagaaaaagaggGTTGATCATCGCaaacaacatcaacaacaatattATGATCATCCCAATGGTTGTTGTAGGTCATCACCTATTCATGACTTAGAA GTAAGGGTGTCATACGTAGGGGAAAGGACAATAGTAGTGAGCTTGACGTGTAGTAAACGAGAGGGCACAATGGTCAAATTGTGTGAATTGTTCGAGTCATTaaagcttaaaataattacaGCTCATATCACTGCTTTTTCCGGGAGACTTTTGAAGACAGTCTTTCTTGAG
- the LOC130824437 gene encoding BTB/POZ domain-containing protein At5g48130 produces the protein MEAFSPKDSSILSSPYSSPNLSALLKIKIISWSQETGLPVTVRVRVADRSFNLHKFPLTSKSGYFKKQLQDWQEVDLPSNFPGGSETFEMIALFIYGSSTFIDPFNVASLRCASHILEMNESEGGPNNLCERTDLYLNQVVLQSWDDTLIVLQKCQSLLPWAEELLIVSRCIESLAFMACMEILDPERKRKKPIVCLEHLANKPWNNKVLKQIIANDQDHVWIKDLIALPFGFFTRIIGSLRRQGMKEKYVSPIIVFYATKWVNSKRTRQFWECLCDNVDEDDNTSRVHDANKVLDTLTGILDMLLVGVNSNKLIPVGFYFELLTRCLELGGTNYEGKERLQHQIVHLLPLAHVQDFLLPRHPIESISYSVEVGVMETIFSTYVSSNYIQVDHMTLPTGNAIVGELWDSYISLIAHDSVMTSEKFISLVELVPLSYRKNHDHLYTAINTFIKAHPQLSQEEKTSVCKYLNCQKLSQEVCVEAVQNEFMPLRLIVQALFVQQLNTQHAFKECSESFRFTYSKEFSSSLSSSKCLNSKSQNLGDIFEDESIINKPLNCLLASDSTLQIDQEDELNVARKEYESTSFRLQNLEQELLSIKKSIHSKKLGKEIEQGCQKTRPNYGFEGRSFSKRRNISVGQVSSCIGSVNFSSQRKYAGRLLKIFRKVSLFGRAKLIKRHSVSGS, from the exons ATGGAGGCATTTAGCCCTAAGGATTCTTCTATTCTATCAAGTCCTTACTCCTCACCCAATCTTAGTGCCTTGCTTAAGATTAAAATCATCTCTTG GAGTCAAGAGACAGGATTGCCCGTAACTGTTCGTGTTCGAGTTGCTGATCGATCCTTCAATTTGCACAAG TTCCCATTAACATCAAAGAGTGGATACTTTAAGAAGCAACTACAAGATTGGCAAGAAGTAGATCTTCCATCAAATTTCCCAGGAGGTTCAGAAACATTCGAGATGATTGCACTCTTCATATACGGTTCATCCACATTTATCGACCCCTTCAACGTAGCATCCCTTCGATGTGCATCACACATACTCGAAATGAACGAATCGGAAGGAGGCCCTAACAACTTATGTGAGAGGACAGACCTATACTTAAACCAAGTAGTCCTCCAAAGTTGGGACGATACCCTTATTGTCCTCCAAAAATGCCAATCTCTGCTTCCTTGGGCAGAGGAACTTCTAATAGTAAGTAGATGTATAGAGTCCTTAGCCTTTATGGCTTGTATGGAGATTCTTGATCctgagagaaaaagaaaaaaaccaaTTGTGTGTTTAGAACATTTAGCAAACAAACCATGGAATAATAAggtattaaaacaaataattgcGAATGATCAAGATCATGTTTGGATTAAGGATCTAATTGCTCTACCATTTGGGTTTTTTACAAGGATTATTGGGTCATTAAGAAGGCAAGGTATGAAGGAGAAATATGTGAGTCCAATCATAGTATTCTATGCTACAAAATGGGTTAATTCAAAGAGAACGCGTCAATTTTGGGAGTGTTTATGTGacaatgtcgatgaggatgacAATACTAGCCGCGTTCATGATGCAAACAAGGTCTTAGATACTCTAACCGGGATCCTTGATATGTTGCTAGTAGGAGTAAACTCGAATAAACTGATTCCCGTAGGATTCTATTTCGAGCTATTGACTAGGTGTCTTGAACTTGGAGGGACTAACTATGAAGGAAAAGAAAGACTACAACATCAAATTGTGCATCTTTTACCTTTGGCTCATGTACAAGATTTTCTTCTACCAAGACACCCAATTGAGTCTATTAGTTATAGTGTGGAAGTGGGTGTTATGGAGACTATATTTTCAACATATGTTTCTTCAAATTACATACAAGTGGATCATATGACCCTACCAACAGGCAATGCTATTGTGGGTGAATTGTGGGATTCATATATCTCTTTGATTGCCCATGATTCAGTTATGACTTCAGAAAAGTTCATTAGTcttgttgagttggttcctttaTCTTATAGAAAAAACCATGATCATCTTTATACAGCAATCAATACATTCATCAAG GCACATCCACAACTATCACAAGAAGAAAAAACATCAGTATGCAAGTACTTAAACTGTCAGAAACTATCCCAAGAAGTGTGTGTAGAAGCAGTGCAAAATGAGTTCATGCCACTTAGATTGATAGTTCAAGCCCTCTTCGTTCAACAACTCAACACACAGCATGCATTCAAGGAGTGTTCTGAATCATTCAGATTCACATACTCGAAAGAATTTTCGAGTAGTCTATCAAGCTCGAAATGTTTGAATTCTAAGAGCCAAAATCTAGGAGATATCTTTGAGGACGAGAGCATCATAAACAAACCTTTAAACTGTTTACTTGCAAGCGATTCAACTTTACAAATAGATCAGGAAGACGAGCTAAATGTAGCACGAAAAGAGTATGAATCAACAAGTTTTCGACTTCAAAATCTCGAACAAGAATTGTTATCAATCAAAAAGAGTATTCATTCCAAGAAGTTGGGTAAAGAAATAGAACAAGGGTGTCAAAAAACTAGGCCTAATTATGGATTTGAAGGAAGATCATTTAGTAAAAGGAGGAATATTTCAGTAGGACAAGTAAGTAGTTGTATTGGTTCAGTAAATTTTTCTTCTCAAAGGAAATATGCTGGTAGATTGTTGAAGATCTTTAGAAAAGTTAGTTTGTTTGGAAGAGCAAAACTGATAAAAAGGCATAGTGTTTCGGGTTCATAA
- the LOC130824439 gene encoding ras-related protein RIC1-like, giving the protein MAQEYDYLFKLLLIGDSGVGKSCLLLRFADDSYVESYISTIGVDFKIRTVEQEGKSIKLQIWDTAGQERFRTITSSYYRGAHGIIIVYDVTDQQSFENVKQWLNEIDRYASDNVVKILVGNKCDLTSNKVVSYETAKAFADEIGIPFLETSAKNSTNVEEAFMTMAAEIKKRVASQPAMNATKPTTVPIRGQPVGQKSNCCS; this is encoded by the exons ATGGCTCAAGAGTA TGATtacctttttaagcttttgctTATCGGAGATTCTGGAGTTGGAAAATCGTGCCTTTTGCTCAGATTTGCG GATGATTCTTACGTTGAAAGCTACATCAGCACTATAGGAGTTGATTTT AAAATTCGTACAGTTGAACAAGAAGGAAAGAGCATCAAGCTTCAAATT TGGGATACTGCGGGACAAGAGCGTTTCCGAACTATTACAAGTAGTTACTACCGTGGTGCTCATGGAATTATA ATTGTATATGATGTAACGGATCAACAAAGCTTTGAAAATGTCAAGCAGTGGCTGAATGAGATTGATCGCTATGCAAGTGATAATGTTGTCAAAATTTTGGTCGGAAACAAATGTGATTTAACCTCCAACAAGGTTGTTTCTTATGAAACCGCAAAG GCATTTGCGGATGAGATTGGGATCCCATTCTTGGAAACAAGTGCTAAGAATTCAACAAATGTAGAAGAAGCATTCATGACCATGGCAGCAGAGATCAAAAAAAG AGTGGCAAGTCAGCCGGCAATGAATGCTACCAAACCCACAACGGTACCAATCCGCGGGCAGCCTGTGGGCCAGAAGTCCAACTGTTGTTCGTGA